GCTGCATCATGTGAGTGGGGTCCTGGAGAAGGTGGGCAGGGCCTCCGGGGGGGGCAGGTGTGGCGGGGGGGGAGCCTGCACGGAACAGGTGGGGACCGTTGTGCAGGGTGGGGCGCGTGGAACAGGCACCTGTCGCCAAGTGTGCAGTATGAACAGGACGTGTGTGGGGAGGCGTGTGTGAGGGAGGACGGGGGAGGGTGTGCACAGAGAGGTGGACAGGTGTGGGCAGGTGGCAGTGGCACAGGCAGGTCAGGGCGTATGTGTACAGGGATACAGCGTGTGTGGGCGCAGGGCAGGTGTGAGCAGGCATGGGATAGCATTGGAAggtggaggccaggcgcagtgactcacgcctgtaatcctagagctttgggaggccgaggcaggaggatcgcttgagcccaggagttcaagaccagcctggccaagttggtgaaaccctgtctctacaaaaattacaaaaattagccaggagtggtggtgtgcacctgtagtcccagctattcaggaggctgagttgggaggattgcttgagctcaggaggtggagactgcagtgagctgtgattgcacaacggcactccagcctgggtgacagaatgagaccctgtctttaaaaaaaaaaaatagaagcattgaAAAGGTGTATGCAGGTGAGTTCAGGGTGAGCCAGGTGCAGGCAGGGGATGGACAGACGCTGGTGTCCACCAAGCAGGGTCCATGGGACTGCACAGGGTGCCAGGTGCAGGCAGGGGATGGACAGACGCTGGTGTCCACCAAGCAGCGTGCATGGGACTGCACAGGGTGCTAGGTGCAGGCGGATGTTGGGAGATGAGGAAGCCGATATGGGTTGCACAGCTAAGCTGTGTAGGCAGGTCTGGCCAAGTGTGCAGGGGTAGCTCTGAGCGATGCCTGGACACCCAGGTTCTTGCCCCCCACCTGGCCCAGGTACACGGTGCTGACTGGCACCCCACCCTTCATGGCCTCACCCCTGTCGGAGATGTACCAAAACATCCGTGAGGGCCACTACCCCGAACCCGCTCACCTGTCTGCCAATGCGCGCCGCCTCATCGTGCACCTCCTAGCACCCAACCCGGCCGAGCGGCCCAGCCTGGACCACCTGCTGCAGGACGACTTCTTCACACAGGTGGGCGGCGGTCCTCGGCGTGGGGTCCCTGGCGTGGGGTCCCTGGCAGGTGATGAGCCAGAGCCTGCCCTGCTCAGCCGAGGGAGGCCCCGCCCTGTCCCAGGTAACCCAGGTGCTCAGGGGCTGGGTGACCTAAGCCGGGGATAACCCCAAATCCCCATCCAAAGGGTTTCACTCCAGACCGGCTGCCGGCCCACTCCTGCCACAGTCCCCCCATCTTCGCCATACCCCCGCCTCTGGGCAGGATCTTCCGGAAGGTGGGCCAGCGGCTGCTCACCCAGTGCCGGCCACCCTGTAAGTACCACCCCCGCCCACACCTGCCCAACACCTGCCCACGCCTCCCACCTGCCCACACCTCCCACCTGCCCACGCCTCCCACCTGCCCACACCTCCCACCTGCCCACGCCTCCCACCTGCCCACGCCTCCCACCTGCCCACGCCTCCCACCTGCCCACGCCTCCCACCTGCCCACGCCCCCCACCTGCCCACGCCCCCCACCTGCCCACACCTCCCACCTGCCCACACCTCCCACCTGCCCACACCTCCCACCTGCTCACACCTCCCACCTGCCCACACCTGCCTACGCCTGCTACCTGCCCCCACCTGCCCACACCTCCCGCCTGCCCACACCTCCCACCTGCCCACAACTGCCACCTGCTCCGCTCTGTCTCCACATCAGGGGTGGGTGTGGGTGGCAGGTGCCCCCCTACCCCCAGCTTGGGGCCCAGGCTGTGCCCCCTCCAAGGCCTTGTGCCTCCCTCAGGCCCCTTCACGCCTAAAGAGGCCTCGGGTCCAGGAGAAGGTGGGCCAGACCCTGACTCCATGGAGTGGGACGGCGAGGTGAGACATCGGGGTGGGGGACACGGGGAGACACAGGTGGAGGGCATGCTGGCCCCTGCTAAAACCCCCTCCCCCATGCCGGCTTCTCTGAACCCCTTCTGGGGTCTCCAAGCCCGGCCCCCTCCCCCTAGTCCCGTCCTGACGCATCAGAGCTGGGATCCATTTGTGTCCAAATGTGCCCACCTGGGCTTTCCCAAGGGCCGGGCTCGAGGCCATGGGAAGGGTCCCATCCATGGCTTCAGTccatcacatttattgagcacctactgtatgcctcCGAGACACTCCGAGGCTGCCTCCCAAGGGGAAAGCAGTGCCTCTGTGTGCAGAGCACGGAGGGCACAGGCAGGGGCCAGAGCCTGCCACCCACCTCACGCCTGTccctggggctggggccggggccacccccacccctgctgctCCCACCTCAGAGCTCCCTGTCTGCGAAAGAGGTTCCCTGCCTGGAAGGCCCCATCCACCTGGTCGCACAAGGGACCCTGCAGAGTGACCTGGCCGGTGAGCAGATCCCCGTCCCAGcccggggctgcaggtggggagggaggaattaCAAGTGACAGGGGGACCAAGGCCGTGGCTTACCAGGGTCACAGCCGCCGTCCCGGCCTCACCTTTCCCGCCTGTCAAATGGGAATGCCGCCTCTGGGTTGAGGATGAGATGTTCCTGGATGGAGCCGTGGGGAGGGGGACTGGTTGGAAGAGCCTGGTGGTGGGAACCCAGACCTGTCTGCGGCACAAAGACCTGTCTTCCCAGGGCCCGAGGGGAGCCGGCGGCCAGAGGTGGAGGCGGCCCTCAGACACCTGCAGCTGTGCCTGGATGTAGGCCCCCCGGGTAGGAGCCGGCCCAGCCCCCAGGATCACCTTTACTCTTACTAGCCAAGTAAAATTGCCTTCATTCCCATCCTGGGCCCTCCTGGGTATTTCTGGGGGTGAGGAGTAGGGGTGAGGGAGGCCCCAGGACACGGTGACATCAGGAGAGTGGGTTAGCCCTCCTGTGTGCAGAGCCTGGCACGGAGGGCTCTGCGGCAGCCTTACGTTTCACGGTCTCTTAAATTCATGACCCGGGCTCGTTAGAGACCCAGTGAGTGAGGAAACGTGACCTGGGACGTTGGACACAGAGCCCTGTGCCCACAGGCCACACTCCAAAGGGGGACCCCTCTTATCCCCAGTGTCCCAGAACCCAaaccctcttcctctcccctcctctccctgagCCTCCACTGACCCACACATACTGCCACCCTTAGAGAGGGAGCCCCAAACCCCACGCCAGGTCTCCAGCCCAGaagccttttcttttccttttctttctttttttttaagagacggaatctcactctgttgcctaggctggagtgcaatggtgccatcttggctcatcacaacctccacctcctgggttcaaagcgattctcctgccttagcctcccgagtagctgagattacaggcgtgtgccaccacacctgctaatttctgtattcttttagtagagacagggtttcaccatgttggccaggctggtctcgaactcctgacctccggtgatctggccgcctcagcctcccaaagtgctgggattacagacgtcgtcagccaccacgcctgggcgcatttttttttttttttttttttttttttttttttgagacggagtctcactctgtcgcccaggctggagtgctgtggcgtgatctcggctcactgcaagctctgcctcccgggttcacgccattctcctgcctcagcctccccagcagctgggactacaggcacccgccaccatgcccggctaatttttgtatttatagtagagacggggtttcactgtgttagccaggatggtctcgatctcctgacctcgtgatccgcctgtctcggcctcccaaagtgctaggattacaggtataagccaccgcgcccagcctcaggaccccatctctacaaaaaaatgagccgggcatggtggtgcatgcatgttgtcccagatactcaggaggctgaggaaggaggatcacttgagctcggaggtggaggctgcagtgagctgagatcgtgccactgcacttcagcctgggcaacagagcgagaccctgtctgaaaagcCAAcagacaaacaagcaaaaacccaGAAAcggggcagggcgtggtggctcatgcctgtcatcccagcactttgggaggctgaagcaggtggatcacaaggtcaggagatcgaaaccatcctggccaacatggtgaaaccccatctctactaataacacaaaaattagctgggtgtggtggcacgtgcctgtgatcccagctactcaggaggctgagggaggagaatcgcttgaacccaggaggcggaggttgcagtgagccgagattgcgccactgcactccagcctggggacagagcaagactctgtctcaaaaaaacaaaacaaaacaaaacaaacaaaaacacacacacccagaaatgTGTAGTATTTTCAGAGCATTGCAAGTATTTGAGAATTGCTCATTCCCAGGGGTGCGCCAGTatcccacagtctccctctgcaAGCCAGAAATTAGTTACGGTTCCGTGGCTTCTGTTGATGTCTGGTCTCCTAGAATCCACCACCGAAGCCCCCAAGCCTCTGTCCGGTCCCCGCCGTGGGAAGGGTCTCACCCATGGTTTCAGTccatcacatttattgagtgcctactatatgcctgacccctgacccctggctCAGCATACCTTTGTTTGTGCCCAGCCACACAGGACCCCCTGGGAGAGCAGCAGCCCATCCTCTGGGCCCCCAAATGGGTGGATTATTCCAGCAAATACGGCTTTGGCTACCAGCTCTTGGACGGGGGGCGCACGGGACGGCACCCACATGGCCCTGCGACCCCCCGGAGGGTAAGTTGTGGCCTCCTGTGCCCTGGGGGACCAGGCACTCCCCCTGCCTTTTTTCATTCATCtctcaagtatttattaagcacctactgtgcacACCTACAGGTGCTCCCTGCCTGGTCGGGGAGAACAACACTAAACGAATCAGCAAGTGCGTTTCTGTAGTAAATGAACCCAGTGAAGAGGCAGATTAGGAGGGGAGGTGAATCTCAGTAGTGTgggtagggggaaggggaaggggtctCTGAGAAAGTGACGTGAATGACAAGCGGCAgccctgtgctttgggaggccaaggcaggattccttgagcccaggagatcgagatcagcctggacaacatagcaagaccccatccctacaaaaattttaataattagcttggtgtggtggcacacacctataatcctggcacgttggaggctgaggtgcggactcgcttgaacccagcagtttgagatcagccttggcctcatagcaagaccccatctccacaaaaaaattaaaaattagctgggcgtggtggtgcacaccggtAATCctggcactgtgggaggctgaggtgggagaatcacttgagcccagcagtttgagatcagcctgggccacacagcaagacctttctctacaaaattttcttctttttttttttttttttttgagatggagtctcactctgtcacccaggctggagtgcagtggcgcaatctcggctcactgcaagctccacctcccgggttcacaccattctcctgcctcagcctcctaagtagctgggattacaggtgcccgccaccactcctggctaattttgtatttttattagagacggggtttctccatgttggccaggcgggtctcgaactcctgacctcaggtgatccacccgcctcagcctcccaaagtgctgggattataggcatgagccaccgcgctcagccactcctggctaattttttgtatttttagtagagacggggtttcactgtgttagccaggatggtctcgatctcctgacctcgtgatctgcccgcctcggcctcccaaagtgctgggattacaggcgtgagccaccgcgcctggccaagtttttttttttttaaattagccaactGCAAGGGTATGCATCagtaggtcccagctacttggatggctgaggtgggaggatcacttggtcccaggaggtcaaggctccagtgagccatgattgcaccactgcgctccagcctgggtgacagaacgagactctgtctcttttttttgagacggagttgtgctcttgttgcccaggctggagtgcaatctcggctcagcgcaacctccccatcccgggatcggggtagctgggattacaggcacccgccaccacgcctggctaattttgaattttagtagagacggggtttctccatgttggccaggctggtctcgaactcccgacctcaggtgatcctcccacctggacctcccaaagtgctgggattataggtgtgagccaccgcgcccggccttaacaCAATCTTTCTAGCGGGAGTGACATGGGGGCCAGTGGGGAGGTGGCTGGACTCATCAGGTGGGCAGTGGCGGAGGCCTGGGCTGTGCTGGTGACCGGGGAGGGATGAGAGGGGCTGCAGTGTGGATAGAGTTGGAAGGCAGGAAGGGTGGACCAGCTGTCAGCTGAGgtgaagagaggacagagagCCGCACTGGGCATATGGATAAGGTGTAACTAGGGCAGAGCTGCTCTTTAAAGCCACCATTCCAGGGGGTGTAGGTCAATGGAAGGGTGTCCACTGGCCTGGGCTGTCCAGGACAGAGGCCCTGTGTCCTGGCCCCAGCCAAGTGTGCTACATGCCCAACTGCGGGAGGCTGGAAGCCTTCGCCCTGAGGGATGTGCCCGGCCTGCTGGGCGCCAAGCTGGCCGTGCTGCAGCTCTTTGCCGGCTGCCTGCGGCGGCGGCTGCGGGAGGTGAGAGCTGGGGTGCTGGGTGTGGGGGCGAGGGGTGGGGACGCCCCCTGCGTCACGTGACCTCAGCCGAGTCTGTCCACAGGAGGGGACCCTCCCCACACCTGTGCCACCTGCTGGAcccggcctctgcctcctgcgctTCCTGGCCTCTGAGCACGCCCTGCTGCTGCTGTTCAGCAATGGGATGGTGCAGGTGAGCCCGGGGCTCAAACTCGGGGCACTGGGGCTCGGCAGGGTGGGGTCTGGCCTGCCTGGGCTGTTACGGAGCAAGCTTTGGGGGAGCCTTAGGAAGCATTTGcctcccaggaaaaaaaaaaaaaaaaaaggtattggcTCCTGCGTACAAAACCACAGCATGGAAAATGCATGACGtttttgggccaggcactgtggtccacacctctaatcccagtgctttgggaggccgaggcgggcagatcgcaaggtgaagagtttgagaccaacctgaccaacacggtgaaaccccatctctactaaaaatacaaaaattagctgggcgtggtggagccttcctgtaatcccagctactcaggaggctgaggcaggagaatcgcttgaacctggcaggcggaggttgcagtgagccgagatcacgccacagcactccagcctgggcgacagagcaagacttcgtctcaaaaaaaaaaaaaaaaaggccgggcacggtggctcacgcctgtaatcccagcactttgggaggccgaggtgggcagatcacgaggtcaggagatagagaccatcctgcctaacacggtgaaaccccgtctctactaaaaatacaaaaaaaaaaaaaaaaaattagccgggcgtggtggcgggcgcctgtagtcccagctactggggaggctgaggcaggagaatggcgtgaacccgggaggcggagcttgcagtgagccgagatcgcgccactgcactccagcctgggtgacagagcaggactctgtttaaaaaaaaaaaaaagtcagggtcTTGCTGGAAGACTGTGGGCAGGGGAGCCcccatctgagcctcagtttccccaggtgTACAGTGGAGCACTTGGCCTCCCGACCCCGAGTTCCTGTGGCTGGGGCAGGCACTAGGGGCCAGACTGGGGGCTCTGGGTCCAGTGTCCACTTGTCCTTCTGGAGCGCCACGGCTGGAGGCAGGTGCAGGGGTACCCGTCTCCCCTTGACTGGTATCTTACCCTTTGCAGGTGAGCTTCAGTGGAGTCCCGGCCCAACTGGTGCTGAGTGGCGAGGGTGAGGGTTTGCAGCTCACCCTCTGGGAGCAGGGGTCCCCTGGCACCTCCTACTCCCTGGACGTCCCGCGGAGCCACGGCTGCGCCCCCACCACCGGACAGCACCTTCACCACGCCCTCCGCATGCTGCAGAGTATCTAGTGCCCCTGAGGGTCAGAGTGGACCCCTGCATGGTAGTGCCAGGGACCCAGGCTCCATTTCCATTCCTGTGGCTCCCCCAGAGGGGCTGTCCTGGGGGAGGGCTGGGGGGCACACGGGAGGTGGGTTCTTGCCTTGTGGCATGACTGTTCAACCCAGACTTTGCTGGGATCTCTTCCTTTTTCATTAAAGACAATTTGAAATGCTGTAGGCCATGGTCTGCCTCTCTTTGGGGGAAAGCGTTTGAGGAGCTTTGGCAAAGAAACGTTGACCCCACGTGACGTTGCATCCTCCCTGTTTCTCTTAGTGGCAGAGGTGGGTTACATTTTCACTAATGCAGACATTAGCACCAGAGGccagtgtagtggctcatgcctggaatcccagcactttgggaggccaaggcaggaggatcgcttgggcccaggagtttgagaccagcctgggcaacatggcaagaccccatctctacaaaaaattagctgggcatggtggcacgtgcctgtagtcccagctacttgggaggctgagatgggaggatggcgtgagcatgggaggttgaggctgcagtgagctgtgattgcaccactgcactccagcctgggcgacagaacaaagaccctgtctcaacaacaacaaaagtagtACCAGAAGTGGGGTTCTGCCATAACTCCAAATCTAAAACATGGGACAGTTGCTTAATGGGTGGACAGGAAAGAAGCCGACACTGAGGCTGGAAAGATGGCTGGCTATGCTCCGGGACACAGTTGGCACAACCGTCACCTGTGCTGCCCTGGGGTGGACGGTGCACTCATGGACCTGACCTCTCTGGGCTGATGGAGCATTGGTTGTTAGATCAAAATGTCataaaaggccaggcgtggtggctcacacctgtaatcccagcacttcgggaggccaaggcaggcagatcacttgagctcaggagttcgagaccagcctggccaatatggtgaaactccgtctctactaaaaatacaaaaattagctgggtgtggtggtagggggcctgtagtcccagttactcaggaggctgaggcaggagaatcacttgaacccaggaggcagaggttgcagtgagccgagattgcaccattgcactccagcctgggcaacagagcgaaaatccctctcaaaaaaaaaaaaaaaaaaaaaaactggacgcAACCTAAGTGTCCAGCGGTGCGAGACTCAAACATCTGGCCATCCCCTGGGATGAGTGAGGCTGGGAAAGTGGGAAGGCTCACGGGAGGCATTAAGGCAGGCCGAGGGGTGCAGAGCTGATGACGGAAAAACCCGTCAATCGCAGAAGGACTCCAGGCCCCTCAGtagctcttttgttttttttgagacagagtcttgctctgtcgcccaggctggagtgcagtggtgcgatctcagctcactgcaacctccgcctcacgggttcaatagattcctctgcctcagcctcctgagtagctgggattacaggcatgtgccaccacgtccggctaatttttgtatttttaatagagacagggtttcatttgtttgtttgtttgagacggagtctcactctgtcgcccaggctggagtgcagtggcacgatctcgactcactgcaacctccgcctcccgggttcacgccattctcccgcctcagcctcccgagtagctgggactacaggcgcccgccaccaagcccggctaatttttttttttattttttagtagagacggggtttcaccatgttagccaggatggtctcgatctcctgacctcgtgatccgcctgcctcggcctcccaaagtgctgggattacaggcgtgagccaccgtgcccagcctagagacagggtttcaccatgttggtcaggctgctcttgaactcctgacctcaggtgatcctcccacctcagcttcccaaagggctgggattacaggcatgagccactgtgcctggccccctcaTTAGCACTTGAGGCCACAATTCTCAGTGCGAGGCTCCTGGGCTGTGCTTTGGGCGTCTGCTAAGGTGCTCAGAGGTGTATCCTATGCTGGAGAAAACTCCACCTCGACCGATGCGGGATCAGGAGACCGGGGCTCCAGTCCCAGCTGGCCACTTCCAGGCAcatccaggcctcagtttccctgcctgtTTAAGGGGGGCATGTATTCTCTGGAATCCCTGCCAGCAGCATGATTCTGCATGAAGTTCTACTTCCAAGTTCCGGTTATCAACCCCAGAAACTCATCATAAAAGAGGgagaagtggctcatgcctgtaattccagcaggctgggaaattgaggcaggcggatcacttgaggacaggagtctgagacctgcttgggcaacataggaagactctgtctctactaaaaatttaaaagccaggcctggtggcacatgcccgtggtcccagctactcaggaggcccaggtgggaggattgcttgagcccaggagttcggaggtacagtgagctatgattgcaccacggTACTCCACCACTactctgggtgatagagcaagaccctttctcaaaaaataaaaataaaaaattggctgggtgccgtggctcacgcctgtaatgccaccaatagacagatcacctgaggtcaggagttcgagaccagcctggccaacatggtgaaaccctgtctctactaaaaatacaaaaattagctgggcgtggtggtgagtggctgtaatcccagctacttgggaggctgaggcaagagaatcgcttgaacccaggagagagaGTTTGCAgaaggcgccactgcactccagcctgggcgacaagagtgagacttcgtctaaaaaagaagaaaaaagagagacattCCTGGAGGTGCGCACAAAAGGGCATCATTGacatctggagtgcagtggcatgatctcggctcactgcaagctccgcctcctgggttcacgccattcttctgcctcagcctcccgaatagctgggactacaggcgcacgccaccgtgcccggctaattttttgtattcttaatagagacggggtttcaccgtgttagccaggatggtctggatctcctgacctgatccgtccgccttggcctcccaaagtgctgggattacaggcgtgagccaccacgcctggccaccttAGCCTCTAGAATAGTAGTAGTTctcggccgggcgctgtggctcatgcctgtaatgccagcactttgggaggccagcgtgggcggatcacgaggtcaggcgttcaagaccatcctggccaacatggtgaaaccccggctctactaaaaatacaaaaattagccaggcgtggtggtgtatgcctgtaatcccagctactcgggaggctgaggcaggagaatcacttgaaccggggagtcagaggttgcagtgagccaagattacaccactgcactctagcctggcgacagagagacactccgtctcaaacaaaaaaaaaaaaaaaaagaaagaatagtagTTGTTCTCaatggtgggggggggggtgatTCTGTCCCCAGGGGACACTGGGCTATGTCTCGGGACATCTGTGGTCATAATGACAGGGAGTGCTCCTGGCATGGAGTGGGTGAAGGGCAGGGACGCCGCTCAGCACCCTGcaatgcccaggacagccccACCCCAGAGAATGGCTTGGCCCCAACATCCATAGTGCCCAAGAGGAGAGACCCTAGCTTGGACATAggaactgaaatatttacaggCTTAGTGTTTAATTCCTAAAGCGGATTTCCTCTGtaatcagggaaaaaaaaaaaaaaaaaaaaaggaatgaagtggagAAACGGCACTCCCGGGAGACGTTGCACATTCCCAAGCCCACGCTGCACCTCACACGCAGCGGGGAGCAATGTCCCCGTAGTGGCCCCTCGTCAAGGTCAGTGATGCACGGGGCGAGAGAGGGGTTGAGGTGGGGATGGCCTCCTGCCAAGCACAACGTGTCCTGGGGCCACCCATCTGCAGGCAGAGCGCTCCACCACTCAAATGGGGGCGTGATGAGTCCGAGGCCACCCAGGTCTGAAGCTTCCCAGGGGCCCTCCTCACAGCCCTTTCCCTTTGGAACCATAGTCTATCAATTCTGAAAGTAAAAtgcagacttttcttttttttcttttcttttttttttttttgagacagggtctcactctgtagcccaggctggagtgcagcgatgccatcttgactcactgccccctgtgcctcccgggttcaagcgattctcctgactcagcctcccaagtagctg
The DNA window shown above is from Homo sapiens chromosome 19, GRCh38.p14 Primary Assembly and carries:
- the PLK5 gene encoding inactive serine/threonine-protein kinase PLK5; translated protein: MYTVLTGTPPFMASPLSEMYQNIREGHYPEPAHLSANARRLIVHLLAPNPAERPSLDHLLQDDFFTQGFTPDRLPAHSCHSPPIFAIPPPLGRIFRKVGQRLLTQCRPPCPFTPKEASGPGEGGPDPDSMEWDGESSLSAKEVPCLEGPIHLVAQGTLQSDLAGPEGSRRPEVEAALRHLQLCLDVGPPATQDPLGEQQPILWAPKWVDYSSKYGFGYQLLDGGRTGRHPHGPATPRREGTLPTPVPPAGPGLCLLRFLASEHALLLLFSNGMVQVSFSGVPAQLVLSGEGEGLQLTLWEQGSPGTSYSLDVPRSHGCAPTTGQHLHHALRMLQSI